From Segatella copri, the proteins below share one genomic window:
- a CDS encoding HAD family hydrolase, producing MQYKNIIFDLGNVLVKLNPEGCIGAFKAIGMGELANPNPQSEGMKLMSKLGVGMITTEAFCDAARKLTEADVTNEEIIDAANKMLVEIPDEKKERLLQLKKAGYRLFLLSNTIDIHWDYCVEHLFLYQNHGVADYFEHCFLSQRMHLAKPDARIYEEVIRQANINPDDTLFIDDLKENCEAAEKLGIHTFQNVKLDDWLSLRF from the coding sequence ATGCAATACAAGAATATCATATTTGATTTAGGTAATGTTCTGGTGAAACTCAATCCGGAAGGATGCATCGGGGCTTTCAAGGCGATAGGAATGGGGGAACTGGCTAATCCGAATCCTCAGAGTGAGGGGATGAAGCTGATGAGTAAACTGGGTGTTGGAATGATTACCACCGAAGCATTCTGTGATGCAGCCCGTAAGTTGACAGAAGCTGATGTGACGAATGAAGAAATCATCGATGCTGCCAACAAGATGCTGGTGGAGATTCCTGATGAGAAAAAGGAGCGACTCCTGCAGTTGAAGAAGGCTGGTTACCGCCTCTTCCTCTTGAGCAATACCATTGATATTCATTGGGATTATTGCGTGGAGCATCTCTTTCTTTATCAGAACCATGGGGTAGCGGATTATTTCGAGCACTGTTTCCTCTCTCAGCGAATGCATTTGGCAAAACCTGATGCCCGTATCTATGAAGAGGTAATCAGGCAGGCGAACATCAATCCCGATGATACTCTCTTCATCGATGATCTGAAGGAAAACTGCGAGGCTGCCGAGAAACTGGGCATCCATACCTTCCAGAACGTGAAGCTCGATGATTGGCTTTCACTTCGATTCTGA